One region of Chryseobacterium sp. C-71 genomic DNA includes:
- a CDS encoding linear amide C-N hydrolase, whose protein sequence is MKTLFLRSLLLISLTTSISTSACSAFLLKGKDYCVIGFNENWKTMPGMIVVNKRNVQKRNISWENLTTDNLNSKKEWNSKYGSVTFNLLGCDFPCYGVNEKGLFLVELYLEETTKVFNPKQSNMFWAQWIQYQLDNYKTVKEVVDHLNDGPNIDWWPNAAGSHFFVTDAKGNTATIALLDGKYKVLTDKEMPMPLLCNNQYRKDFQSAQKFDFMGGKEKFDFAQQGKWEDRYNRAYYMLQNYQYDQKPVAYAWNILNSIHAGEWQTVIDVKNMNLTFRSDLKKEVKTIDLKKLDFSKNTEVKFLDIHTDHLGEVNKDFQVLTLNKNNEYVEKGFPIGYDNKEFGTSDIFIKLKENIRKFFQSVLPD, encoded by the coding sequence TTAATTTCACTTACTACTTCTATTTCCACTTCTGCGTGTTCAGCATTTTTACTGAAAGGAAAAGATTACTGCGTGATTGGTTTTAATGAAAACTGGAAAACGATGCCCGGAATGATTGTCGTTAATAAACGAAATGTTCAGAAAAGAAATATCAGCTGGGAAAATCTAACGACCGACAATTTAAATTCAAAAAAAGAATGGAATTCAAAGTATGGTTCGGTTACTTTTAACCTTTTAGGGTGTGATTTTCCTTGTTATGGAGTCAATGAAAAAGGACTTTTTCTAGTTGAATTATATCTTGAAGAAACCACAAAAGTTTTTAATCCTAAACAGTCGAATATGTTTTGGGCACAGTGGATTCAATATCAACTGGATAATTACAAAACAGTAAAAGAAGTTGTGGATCATTTGAATGACGGTCCGAATATCGATTGGTGGCCAAATGCAGCGGGAAGCCATTTTTTTGTTACAGATGCCAAAGGAAATACGGCAACTATTGCTTTACTTGACGGCAAATATAAAGTGCTTACCGATAAAGAAATGCCGATGCCACTTTTATGCAACAATCAGTACAGAAAAGATTTTCAAAGTGCTCAAAAATTTGATTTTATGGGAGGAAAAGAAAAGTTTGATTTTGCGCAACAGGGAAAATGGGAAGACCGTTACAATCGTGCCTATTATATGCTACAAAATTATCAATACGACCAAAAACCGGTAGCGTATGCCTGGAATATTTTAAATTCAATTCATGCGGGAGAATGGCAAACCGTGATTGATGTAAAAAATATGAATCTCACTTTTCGTTCAGACCTTAAAAAAGAAGTGAAAACCATTGATCTTAAAAAACTTGATTTTTCTAAAAATACTGAAGTGAAATTTTTAGATATTCATACCGATCATTTGGGTGAGGTTAATAAAGATTTTCAGGTTTTAACTTTAAATAAAAACAACGAATATGTTGAAAAAGGATTTCCGATTGGCTATGACAACAAAGAATTCGGAACTTCTGATATTTTTATTAAACTGAAAGAAAATATCAGGAAATTCTTTCAATCTGTATTACCTGACTAG